Genomic segment of Labrus mixtus chromosome 1, fLabMix1.1, whole genome shotgun sequence:
CGGGGTTAAAGTTTCAAATACAAGTACACTTATAAACAATGATGAGCAACTAAAGTAAGTTTCTCATCGGTCTTGAAGATGAGTTTCTGACTGTAATTTTAGGGTTCCTAAGTGTAAAAAATACTAATAAATGATGACTTGCCAAACCAGCTGATTCAATCAAACATACCTAATTCTACTTTAAAGTGACGTGGTTAAATCCCAGATGGGGTCTTTACAAACTCTTCTGGCTAACTCCTACGTAGAGCTCATTTAAATTCTAACATTCACCTATTTTAGACAAAGAGCTTAGTCTAACTCTGGACAAAAGGCAGCCTTTCTCTGCAAAGAACTTCATTCAGAGAGGAAACAGTAAAACACAGCCTCCCACTGAACGGCCCAGTATACTGAGGACTTAGGACCAGGGTCAGAAATAGACTTGAGTCCATCAGCTTTTGCCTGACTGTAAAGAATTGACTGTAAAGTGGAGCTAAATGAAGCTGCTGGTAGGGTTGTGGTTCATGAGCTGATGACTTGCTAAAACAGATTTATCCTTGTATACAAACCCAAATAAGATGTTGCACAGATTTCTGCAACCAGGGCGGACATGTGGAAGAAATGTAAGGGTTAACCcctgtttatttacagtctattgttaAGTCAGATACGTATCGAAAACTGCAGTGAGCATCAGTCCATATCAGTGATTGGTGACGTCACCAAAGTAGCTAGTTACAATGATGCTAGCTGACTCAGACAAGATACATGTTTCGCAGAACCAttcagataaaagaaaacatttttcacaaccTTTACTATTGTGCTGTGTTTGCCAATCCTCACTTTGATGCGTTTGCTCGGATGAAGTGGGTTCTGGATGACTTGCGTTTTCCAGTTTTATGACACAGTGTTTTCACAAAACCCGAGTTAGCCAACTTAGCATCTCGGTAATGCACTGCTCTTCTAAATGATTtaaacaagactttaaaaacGTTTACCTTAACTCGGTGTGACTTCACAAGATGCATGTTCAGTGCAGGTGTGTTGGGGAGGATCTTGCCACATCCCTCCACGGTGCAGAGGATGTTCGTCCTCACTCCTTTGGTCAGCTCCGTGATGGTGGGTTTGATCATTTCCCCGGACTGCGACAGAGACTCGTCGTGACATTTCGGACTGTCTTGAGTGACGTCATCTCTGTTACTCGCTTTACTTATCGCAGATGAAGCCATGTTTCTGCGCTGACAGTCCATCCTATGTTTGGCAAAAAGCCCCAGAAGCAGCATTGAATGAAAAGTGGCATAACGTCCCTCAGCTTTGCCTGAAAGGCTGCATCGACACCCGCCTACCGACAAAGCGTCGCACACGTCACTTCCTTTATCGCAGCACTTCCGCTTTACACAAAACAAATtgtaaagctaaaaaaaaaatactcttctCGGTAAGGGAGAGTATTACAGCTATTCACTGTTCCTAAATTAAGTGAAAGTCTATATACTTATTTTGGGATATTTTGgggatacatttgaatattagatTATGTTCGGggtattttgattattattgtttacattcatttattttgctaCATGGGGCATAAGGGTGGAGTCTGTACATGGGTGTGTCTATATAGCCAGGTAGCCAGGTGAGACTCAGGTAGGCACCTAATGGGTTAATGGTTTTTACCAGGAAGCCTGGACACAATGGCAGGATGACAGGGCAAGAGAGACAGCagcgttttttgttgtttgttgcctgCTTGATGTCTCTGGATAAAATAAACCACCCTAAAATCTTCAATCATCATCTGGACAATGGACTTATTAATATATCCTGCGTAAGATTCACCCTCTAGCTGCCTCAGTGGCTTTATTATGAGTTTGTGTTAAGTTTATAGATATCACCACTACAGGGAGTAAATTATCCCTCTACAAGAAGGTAGACATAGTTACATGTCAAGATAAGTCAACAGTATAGTTGTTCTGAAAACATtatcgtttttgttttttttcagatttgatATTATTATAGTTCCAAAGAAATCTAAATCCTAGTTCTTCCTCTACACAGTAGgatgaaacaataaaaataaataacgtCTGACAGTAacaatttctgtttttagaaGTGCGAAGATCTCGTTCCTGGACATTACCATGTGACACACGTGATAACCACAATGCCGTGATaacaaaaaagtggaaaacattgttgataaaaaaatacaaataaaacgcAAAGttgcaaaatgtcaaactcagttgtttttttattacaatgGAGAAGAGTATTAAAAATCCTGCGGATGTTAGATTAACATTAAGTTGTATCAATCGGCCACTTCAACACCAACAAAAGTGAACAAAATGACAGTTAATAACTGACTTATTTACATCTGAAAGcacatataaacaaaaacacaagttcatTGTTACCGCCGAGATCACTGGCTCTTTCAAAGCCATTTCAATGAGGAGATCAATGAtagaattataaaaacaaaccacgGGTGGGTCTGACGTGGCAGAGCTGGTCCAGAACGAGAGCCCCTTAAATCAAGGATCCGTCCCCAATAAGCCTGCTGCTGGCACATTTATGAGTCCATTAATCAAAAGGTCTGTCATCCATTAGTTTTGTGGTCGTGTTTGTGAGGAGGCACCAGGGTCATTGTCTGTGACGACAAAATAATTCTTTCCTTTTAGGGAAATAGATGAGAGTAGAGGGGTGACAGGCGTGGAGGCAAATCCTGTAAAGtacataaaacatgaaggtggttaaacaaatacatttattttattttttaagccaATAATTGCCAATGTCCTTAACAATGAAGCGACAGGGTGGAAAAAACAACCCCAGAATGTAATTCCCTGTGACTATGAGGTGTTCATGATGAATGTTGCTCTGAGGGATATTTCCTTTCATGTGTGTGCCCTCTTGTGGTCATTTCTTAGGAGTTGCAGTCATGTAAAACATTCAAAGTTGTGGTTACTGATTAAATGAGGCACATTGTTGATATCATTTCCTATTTCATTCTTAATTTCTTCCCATGCCTGAGGCTAAACAGACTCTAGTTACCTGAAGATGCACAGTCTCTGAGTGACTCCAGGAGGTTGTTGCTTGAAAATTTGACTACACATCTGAAGGGCTCCTCTCTGTCAGACATGGTCCTGTTGGTCGGATCTTTGAATCTTGTTTCCAGCTAAGGAAACATggcacaaaacaaaatgtgacgTTCAATCAAGAGAGAAACATTGTCATTTGCTTTTTTGAACTGAAATATTAAGAACACCAAGAATGCCATGTTGCTTTCATCTGAATTTCAGACTATTCTCCTTGTCAATTATAATACATCAAAGCATGCCTTAAAGTACCTTGTAAACTGCCGTCTGTATCTGAGGTAATGTCCCATCACCAAAGGCTTCAGTGGCCATACGACGTCTGTTTGCTGCATTACCAGCCTGTTCTTTTtctatgtgtgggtgtgtaaaaacaaatacaattaatCACAGGTCTGATGTctggcatgcacacacaccttccaGCCAAATACATTCAACTAAACAAACAATTTTCAAATATGAGCAAATACGCAGTTTTAAACATACTTAAGGCAGGGTGAGTCTTCTCTGCAAGGGGGCTGGGACACTTTGTTGGAAACACCTAGAAACAAAACGTGAAatttaaaacaccaaaaatctaataaatcagattggttttctgtaaatgtgaacAACTGTCTTCCACTGTAGGCTTGTCTAAAACTTAGGATTCTAGAGGTTATCGATTGATTGGATTTATTTTCAGACAAAGTCTGAAAATGTGTCTTGCATCACAGCCGCGCCatttacaacataaaaatgaaggcaaaatacaaagataaataatcaacaaaaaaatatagttCAAAATATGTTCTTGATATGTTATTAGGTTAACAAGTATATCTACCTGAATCTATCTATTGAGATGttgggacaaaaaaaaggttccaaCTGAGTGATAGAGAAGTGCTTACTTAACATACTTAATTGtgttattaaaataatgaattatttACAGATATACAGTCGAGCCTTTGACAATGTGTTACTACAGTTTATCACttaacattatattatattttaaaggttttgagTTATCAATGTTAAATATATTATTCAAGCCTTGGCCACCACCAATCAGGATATGTCTGATTTTCAGTTATATTCTGTTGTCATCACAACAGACCTACCTGTTGGTATTGTCTCATCAGCAGGTCCCTGATGGCAGTAAGTTTGCGTCCACTGAGATTAGCGTCCTTGAGAGTTTGATATCTAGTTGATAGAACCAAGGCCTGCAAAACACACCACTCTTTAAAACGGGAAGAGGacacaaaggaacaaaaaaataaaaatgcaccaACAATgacaaatattaaatatatccTCACCTGGGATAACAGCGGCCTGTGCTTTGAAGTCAGGCTGGTCACAAAGACGTATGGGGTCTGAAGATAGTGTACAACATATGTTGGTTTCAGGTGGTTGGGGCGAGAGAAGCTGTCCCCCCAAGCAATCCGAATCCACACAGCTTCATCTGTGTGCTTCTTTATTTTGACAGACACCTTGAATGTAAAAGCAGACTCTAAATGAAGGATGTTTAACACAGAGCAGACCATCGAAAGGATTTCAATTATGCAACTATATCATCACTTTGTAGCTTATGTGAGGAGAAAGATGTGGCTTACATGTCTTACAAGCTCCCTGAGGTGATATTTGAATAGTTCCTTGAACTGTGTCAACTCTACACAGTGAGCATCATCtggaataaaaaagagaaaatgtaaatataaacaactacaaaacatAAGGTATGGAAATGGCAGAGACATTTGCAGTGGCAATCTAACAACaaaaagtgccactggagggaaTTTTAAGTCATTTCCAACCCATGGTGGGTTAAGTCCACCGTTAATTATGtttgcagtatttatttatcaacaatcttaaaaacaccaacaaaaagaCAGGTGTAGGCCTATTCTGCTTAAGACGAAACTAGTCTAAACGCGGCGGacaacatcttcacacactTATGGTTGAAAAACTGTGTGGCTTCCACTAATTGCCTATTCCCATTCACCTGTGTCTCCCCTTTCTACCtacctgtgacacacacacacacacacacacacacacacacacgcacgcacgcacgcgcgcacgcGCAAAATTTGcgacaacaacatttttaaaaaaaaaaac
This window contains:
- the cenpn gene encoding centromere protein N; the encoded protein is MDESVKTLLQRLVRRIPSQMLKTTLDKWGRLTAEQQQALDLTQPKWTLMENLWAICEENEWTLKRITELEMIYIIDNPDQGMWYAYQLLDPEDDAHCVELTQFKELFKYHLRELVRHVSVKIKKHTDEAVWIRIAWGDSFSRPNHLKPTYVVHYLQTPYVFVTSLTSKHRPLLSQALVLSTRYQTLKDANLSGRKLTAIRDLLMRQYQQVFPTKCPSPLAEKTHPALKKEQAGNAANRRRMATEAFGDGTLPQIQTAVYKLETRFKDPTNRTMSDREEPFRCVVKFSSNNLLESLRDCASSGFASTPVTPLLSSISLKGKNYFVVTDNDPGASSQTRPQN